The DNA region ATCACCAGTGGTGGATCTGACTCAGGTGGATCAAGCCACTCTGACCTTTAATCATTGGTATGAGATTGAAAGTGGATACGATTACGGCTATGTCGAGGTCACGAAAGACGGTGGCAGCACATGGTCGGAGCTCGGTAAGTTCTCTCATTCTTCAAATGGGAAACAATGGACACCGGTATTCTACGATTTGACTGCATTGAAGGGAAATGAAGTTCAATTCCGGTTCAGATTGACTTCAGACAACAGTGTCGTCAAGCAAGGCTGGTACATCGATGACTTCCGCATCTTGGGAATCGCCGCTGAGACGGTGACAAAAGATACGGCGGTTGTTCTGAACAGTGATAAGCCTAAGCCGGCATATGATAATCCTTGGTACAAAATTTCAAGCACGGACAAGGCTGAATTCAATAAAACCAAGCAGGAACAGCCCGAAGTACAGAAACCTGGAACAGGCTCTGTAACGCCGCAAAGCTTGCCTGCAAGTGCAACGGTCACCGTTCTGGAAACAGGACGTTCCGTGAAGACGGACCCGACGACAGGCAAATACAGCTTTACTCACGTGGCCGGCGATTACACGTTGAAGGCTGAGGCCTATGGATATTACCCTCAGACGAAGACGGTAACCATCACGGACGGTAGTGGAGCGACAGCCAACTTCAATCTGGAGACCATTCCTCAAGGCAAGATTGAAGGTATTGTGAGCGATGAACGGACAGGAAAGCCTATAGCTGGAGCATCCGTTCTTGTATTGGAAGATGCTCAGGTAGGTGCTGTTCGGACAGGGTCAGACGGCAAATTCATCCTGGACGTACTGGAAGGAAACTATACGCTGTCCATTATGGCTGCTGACTATTACAGCAAAACTGTAAGTGTAACGGTACCTGGAAATGGAAAAGTCGAAGCGAAGGTGGCGTTAAAACCATTTATCGGGTTTCCCGGAGAAATCGCCTATGACGATGGAACAGCTGAAAATGCAAGAGCATTTGTCGCGGCCAATAATGCTTGGGCTGTACGTATGACTCCGGAAATGGAAACTGCACAGCTTACAGGTGCATCCCTTCGATTCTGGAATACGGAGTGGCCTGTACCGGGGGGGACGGCATTCCAATATGCTGTCTATGATGCCTCCGGTTCGGGTGGAGCACCAGGACGATTGCTGGCGGGACCGTTCGACGGTACGGCACTGCGCAATGATCAGTGGACAACCGTTGAGTTTCCAGAACCAGTGGTGGTGAAAGGTGACTTCTACATCGTGTATGTACAGACAGCTGCTGGAACGAGCGCACCGGGACTTGCAACCGATGAAACGGGTGTGAATGCGGAGCGGAGTTGGCAGCGTGTAGGGGGTGTATGGAGTACTGCACCCGCAGAAGAGGGGAACTATATGATTCGTGCAGTGGTGAGATACCCGGTGAATGCACCTGTCCTCACGCAACCGACGAACACTTATACGAATCAATCGACATATGCCGTATCCGGAACTTCTCCAGCTAATGGAGCCCAAATCAAGATCTATAACGGGAAAGAGGTTGCGGGAACAACAACTGTAGAGAATGGAGCGTTTAAGCTTAATGTAAAACTCCGTGCAGGCATTAACGCCCTTACTGCCGAGGCGGTAGTTAACGGAAAGACAACGGACCGTTCACTTCCAGTTGTAATCATTTTGGATCAGACCGGACCTGTGTTAACGGTTCTGACTCCTGAGGAAGGAAGCCGAACCAATACGGAAGTAGTGCATGTGACAGGCCATGTAGAGGAGCAATTCCTCGACAAGGTGACTGTGAACGGACAAAAAGTGCAATTGGAGAAAGACAGAAGCTTTAATCACCGCCTACTCGTAAATGAAGGCCAGAACACCATTACAATAACGGCGACGGATATTGCCGGCAATAAAACAACCGTGACCCGTGTCGTTCATGTGGAAACAGCTCTGCCGGAGCTTACGAATATTTCTCCAGCGGAGGATGTACGGATAGTGGCAGGAGAGAGCGTGGCGGTTTCTTTCGACAGTACGCCTAATCTGCAAGCTTCTTTCCGGATTGAGCTGCCATCCAATCTGAGCACACAGGCTGGGGCAGAGATTCCATTGGTGGAGACAGAACCTGGTCATTATACAGGCACCTACACCACAGCTTCTTCGCTGGTGCTTGATGGTGGAGTAATCGTGATCCGTGCGCAGGATGCAGCAGGAAACAAAGTTGAGGTGGAAGCGCCAGGACGTTTGTTCGTTGCTGCAGCAGAAGCTTCCGATACGAACGAGCCTTCTGACGAAAATCCCTTGCCATAAATCTGAAATTGAAATGAAAAGCCGACAAGCCCAAAGATAGTGGCTTGTCGGCTTTTCGTGTGTAGTGGTTCCAACTTTTTTAATGAAGAGGAAGCTTCCTGTAACACGACGGCGTGAGCGGGAAGCTTTTTGCTTGTTATTCTCGAAGGGTTGTTCTAAATCATGTCGTGATTTTATATATTTATTGTCGTAAGTTCCTATTAAAATTAGATCAAGTCTGTGTTACTTTATACTTAGATGTCAGAATATCATATAGTATGGAGGTTAAACATAGTGACCATTCGAATAGGCAAAATAAGCTTATGGCACGTCCATGCCTGGGATTATATCAAGCAGGTTCAGGAGCATGAAGATACGGAGATGGCTGCGGTGTGGGATGAAGATGCCGTGCGCGGACAGGAAGCAGCCGAACGTCTGAACGTACCATTCTACGCTTCACTTGAGGATATGCTGGCACAGGACAACATCGATGCCGTCATTGTGGATGCGCCAACTCGCCTTCATGAAGAGGTAATCTCAGCTGCTGCAAAAGCAGGCAAACATATTTTCACAGAGAAAGTTATTGCTTCAACCGTAAAAGAGGTCAATTCGATCATTACTGATGTACAGGATAGCGGAGTGAAAATGACAGTTTCTTTGCCTCGTTTGAATGATGGATATACATTAACGATTCAGGATGTTCTGCGCCAAGAACTACTTGGTAAAGTGACTTATGTTCGTGTACGCCTATCCCATAACGGGGCCATAGGCAACTGGTTGCCTGAGCATTTTTATAATTTGGAAGATTGCCAGGGCGGGGCATTGATTGATCTCGGTTGTCATCCGATGTATCTGACGAATCTTTTCCTGGGTCAAGAAGTGACTGGTGTTAATGCCAATTTTGGATATGTAACTGGCAAAGAGGTTGAAGATAACGCCGTTGCCACGTTATTTACAGATTCCGGAGCAATTGGGGTGGTCGAGGCTGGATTTGTGAACAGTCATTCGCCGTTTACGATCGAGGTTCATGGTACGGAGGGCACACTGTTATACGGAACACCGGAGAATAAGCTGCTGATTCGCACAAATGTCGGTTCAGATCAACAAAAAGAATGGACGGAGATTCCTTTGCTGGACAGAAGAGAAAGCGCATTCAGCCAGTGGGTATCCCATATTCAAAATGATACGATTGCTACCGAGAATTTGCAGACGGCCACTCAGTTAACTCGACTGATGGAGGCGGCCAACCTCTCTGCCAAGGAAGGGCGCAGAATCTCCTTGAAGGACTTGCAGGGGTAGGATATTGGGAGGTGGTGTATTGAGCCGATATCCTTATGAGAAAATGCTTGAACGACAGGATATCCTGGAAAGGCTGGAAATCTCGATCCTGTGGGGACACTACGAGATACGTGTATTGCGATTTCATCTGACTTCTTTTCCGGCAGGCAGAGTCGTTGATTTTCATAACCATGCGGAATTCGAATTCCATTTCATCCCGAGAGGTAAAGGTAAAGTCATTCTGGGAGATGAAATGCATCCGCTTTCGGAAGGCATGCTGTATTTAACAGGTCCAGGTCTTGTTCATTATCAGGAGGCAGATTCCCAGGAGGCCATGGATGAGCTATGTCTTCATGTGGATATCATTGAACATCCCAGAGAAGGTGTAGATCCGTGGGAGGCAGCGGAATCCGAGGAAACGATCGAAAAGCTCAGAACACTTCCTCTTGCTCCAGTCCATGATTATCATCGTGCCATGAACTGTTTCCTGGAAGCATATGAGGCTTGTGATCGTAAACTCATCGGATATTACACGTCCATCAAGCAGCAAGTGATCAGTATTCTACTCAAGACCGTCCGAGCCTACGATATCGGGGGAAATCGGGCGGAGGCGCCTGTGCGGGACATGTCGGTGTACAGGTACGATTATGCCATTCAGTATATGGAGGCGAATCATCCCACAGCAGTAACGCTGGAGAATGTAGCGGAGAAGCTGCATATTAGCAGCAGGCAACTGCAACGAATCTTTTATCAGGTTCAGCCGGAAATGCCTTTCAGCCGTGTGCTGGAGGATATTCGCCTGCGTGCGGTGTGCCGCAATTTGGAAGAAAGTAATGTTTCCATCGAACAAATTGCCCTGGCTTCAGGGTTTACCAATGCCAATTATTTACATGCGGTTTTTCGCAAACGTCTGGGGATGACCCCATCGACTTTCCGTAAAATGAAACAACCAATCCAAAAGTGAGGGTGAATGGATATGAGTAAAACGTATCGTGTAGGAATTATTGGCTGTGGCGGAATTGCAAACGGCAAGCATCTGCCGAGTCTGAGCAAACTTGATAACGTGGAACTGGCTGCTTTTTGTGACATCGTTCAGGAACGTGCAGAAGAAGCCAAAGAAAAATATGGCACTTCCGAAGCAAAGGTGTATACGGATTATCAGGAATTGCTCCAGGATGAATCCCTTGACATTGTTCATGTACTGACACCGAATATCTCCCATGCAGAGATTTCTATTGCCGCACTGGAAGCTGGAAAACACGTCATGTGTGAGAAACCGATGGCGAAGACATCCGCCGAAGCTCAAAAAATGCTTGAAGCAGCCGAGCGGACTGGTAAAAAGCTGACCATCGGATACAACAACCGTTTCAGAGAAGACAGCTTGTACTTGAAGCAGCTATGTGAAGCTGGCGAACTGGGTTCGATTTACTTTGCCAAAGCGCATGCGATCAGAAGAAGAGCTGTACCTACATGGGGTGTTTTCCTTGATGAGGAGAAACAAGGCGGCGGACCGTTGATTGATATCGGTACACACGCGCTCGATCTGACTCTGTGGATGATGGATAACTATCAACCGAAGGTTGTTCTCGGCACAACCTATCATGAGCTTTCACAACGGGAAAATGCAGCGAACGCCTGGGGCCCGTGGGACCCGGAAAAATTCTCCGTCGAAGATTCCGCTTTTGGCATGATTGTAATGGAAAATGGTGCAACGATCATGCTGGAATCCAGCTGGGCGCTAAATTCACTGGACGTGGATGAAGCGAAATGCAGCTTGAGCGGAAGCGAAGCGGGCGCTGATATGAAGAATGGCCTGCGCATCAATGGCGAGAAATTCAGTCGTCTGTACACCAACGAAATTGAACTGAGTGCAGGCGGGGTTGCTTTCTACGATGGAAAGAGCGAGAGCGCGCCGGATGTAGAGATGAGAAAATGGATTGAAGCGATCGATAAGGATCTGGAACCGGTCGTAACCCCTAAACAGGCTTTGGTGGTTTCGCAAATACTGGAAGCACTATACGAATCCGCTCGTACTGGTAAAGCCGTATATATGAACGAATCCAATCAAGCCTAGTATGAATTTCAGAAACCTTTATCCTCATCAGGAGGGTAAAGGTTTTTTGGTGTTATACACCCTATCGATTCGTCTATACCATTCCCTCCTCCTGAACGTATGATGAAAAAACATATATGTGCAGAAAAGAGGGTATGTCATGACTGCAAATAAATCGGGAAACGGTGTCTCCATCATTGTATGTACGAATCGGCCACAATTCTTTGACAACATCCTGCAAAATTACAATCGACAGCGCTACAAAGGGAAAGAACTTATCATCATTTTGAATCATGACAGCATGAATCTGCAAGTTTATCGGAACCGCGTTCGAAAACATGCTAATGTTACCGTTTATCAAGTTCCAGAAAGCATATCGTTAGGACAAAGCCTGAATGCTGGTATCACCCGAGCCCGATTTTCGTTAATCGCCAAATTTGATGACGATGATTACTACTCCCCTTTTTATTTGAAGGAACAAGTGAAAGAACTCAAGCGGACCCAAAGTGATATCGTGGGCAAACATTCCTGCCTGGTCTACTTGGGCGCTTCAAAGACGCTGTTGGTCAGATCCCCCACTGAACAGAATAAATATGTGGAATTTGTACAAGGCGGTACGCTTCTATTCAAAAAGGAGATATTAAAAAAGGTCCGGTTCACAGATCGTTCCGTTGGAGAAGATGTAACCTTTCTGAGGCAGTGCAGAAAAAGAGGATTCAAAACCTATGCTACATCACCATATAACTATGTGTATCACCGGAGACAAAATAAAAAAAGTCATACCTGGAGGGCAGATGATCACTTTTACCTGGAAGGCAGCAAACAGTTGGCAATCACGAAAGATTTCAGATCATTTGCAAATAAGGAGATCTAGAGAAGAGAGATTCAATGGAATGAAAAAAAGTAACATTGCCGACGAATAACGAAATGAAAAAGATGTATCTGTTTCATGCAGATGCGTCTTTTTTAGCTTGGAAAACAGGCCAGACTGAAAACTATTTGTATATTTCCTAAAAAAACTATTGCATATCTGTTTAGTCGGAATTATATTAATGGTATAAGGTCTAGACCATTAACAGATCGGAGTGTTTACATGTCCAGTTCGTTTTCATTTCGTTTTGAGAAAGTATCTACCAAAAAGGTTAGTGAATTTATAAGGGAGCAACTTGAAGAAGCTATCATACTCAAAGAATTAATGAGTGAAGAACAGCTTCCTTCCGAACGAGACCTTGCCGAGATATTTAATGCCAGTCGAATTACGGTTCGCGAGGCGTTATCTGCGCTGGAGGAAAAAGGCCTGATCGAGAAACGCGTGGGGGCCAAAGGTGGTACTTTTGTGTTGCCACTTACAGCGAATTCTCATAAACGCACAAGAGAAGAAATTATGCGGGATTGGGATCAGATGCTGAAAGTGTTTGAATACCGGACCATTATCGAGCCGGAGGGGGCTTTTTTGGCTGCTGAGCGGATCACCGCAGGCGAGCTGGAACTGCTTGAAGCCTATATGGAGCAAAGTATTGAACCTCACTGTACGAGGGAATGGTTCCGGGCCCTAGATGTGAAATTTCATCTGACCATTGCCAAGGCATCCGGTAATCCGTACTGTGAGACGGCTGTTAGACAAATCCGGACTAAAATTAATCCGGCACTGGACTTGATGCCCTATGATGACCGAATTCGCTCCCTCAATCATGGGATACATATGGAGATTCTTGACGCGATGAAAGCACATGACAGCATCAAGTCCCGGGAGACGATGAAAAAACACATTGAATTCTCGGCCGATGCAATCTATGCCAGACTCGTTTCAGAATCCGATGAAAAAGAAGGGGATGAGAACTAATGGAACAATCACAACTATATCAACGCGCACAAGCGCTTCAGCCCAAACTTATTGCCTGGCGGAGAGATTTCCATCGCCATCCGGAAATAGGGTATGAAGAATTTCGAACGTCAGAGATTGTAGCCAAACATTTGGAAAGTCTGGGTCTTGAAGTAACACGTAATGTCGGGAAAACCGGAGTCGTGGGAGTGCTGCGGGGAGAAACGGAAGGGCCTACGTTCGCACTTCGGGCAGATATGGATGCATTGCCAATTCAGGATCAAAAGGTAGCTGACTACAGCTCCCAGGTAGAAGGCAAAGCCCATCTGTGTGGGCATGACGCGCATACAACCATTCTGATGGGTGCGGCTGAGCTGCTAACAAGCCTCGGCAGACCGAAATCGGGCAACATCAAGTTTGTGTTCCAGCCTGCCGAAGAAGGATTGGCAGGTGCACGTGCCATGATTCAGGATGGGGTACTGGAGAATCCGAAAGTCGACGCGATCGCAGGGTTACATATGACTCCTGGGCAAGATACGGGTACTGTCGGGGTAAGCAAAGGCGTGGCGTTTGCCTCGGCAGACCGTCTGGTGATTCGGATACTTGGCAAAGGTGGACATGCTGCCCGTCCGCATGAAGGTATCGATGCCATTGCCGTATCTGCTCAGGTTATCACTGCACTTCAGAACCTGGCTAGTCGTATGGTAGACCCGCTTGAGCCGGTTGTGGTAACGATCGGTAAAATCACCGGTGGCTACATGGGGACAGCGATTGCTCCGGAGGTCGAGATGATTGGTACAGTTCGGACGCTTTCTCCGTCCATTCGTGAACGCATGCCAGCCTTGATTGAACAGGTCGTTAGTGGGGTATGCAGTTCGTTCGGCGCCGGTTACGAAGTCATCTATGGCGATGGCTACCCGGTTGTAGTTAACGATCTGGGCATGGTGGACCTGCTTGCGGAGACCGTTGATAGTCTTGAATGGGCGAAGGGGTGGAGCAGCATTCAGCCTTCCACGGGCGGCGAGGATTTTGCGTTCTACTGTGAACAGATTCCAGGTGTTTTCTTTCGATTGGGTTCAGGGAATGAGGAAGAGCGAACCCGTTACCCGCTTCACCATCCAATGTTCGATCTCGATGAGACGGTAATGCCTTATGGTGTGGGTATGCTGTCTGCCGTAGCGCTTGAATTTTTGGCAAGAAACACAACTTCTAAGGGGGAGCATGGACAATGAGAAAAAGACAATGGACAAGCATGTGGATCACATTATTGGCTGTAGTACTGGTGCTTAGCGCTTGCGGTGGAAAGAGCACTGGTACAGATAGCAATTCGGCATCAAGTGAATCAGGAAGCGGAACATCTGCCAGCACTACGCTTACCATCGCAGCTGCTACAGATATTGAGAGCTTCGATCCCCATAACAACAATAATACGTCCAGTGAAGCAGTACTGGTCAACGTATTTGATTACCTGATCAAAAATGACAGTGAACAGAAGAAAGTTCCAGGACTCGCGACTTCATGGGAACAGGTGAATGACACAACTTGGCGCTTCAAGCTGCGTGAAGGGGTGACTTTCCATAATGGAGATCCATTCACCTCGGCGGATGTGAAATATACGCTTGAGCGTGTAGCCAAAGACAGCACTCTGAAACAAAACAGCTACTTCAAAAACATCGTTGAAGTCAAAGCGGTCGATGAATATACGGTAGATATTATTACAGACGGGCCAGATCCGCTGCTGCTTAATCGTCTGTCCAAAATGGGAGCAGGCATCCTGCCGGCAAAATATATTGAGGACAAAGGTTTTGATCAATTCCTGAAACAACCTGTTGGCACGGGTCCATACCAATTTAGCAAATGGACAAAGGATGATCGTGTTGAACTTGTGAAAAATGAAAATTACTTCGATGGTGAACCGAAATGGAATGAAGTTGTATTCCGTGTTATACCGGAAGCTTCCACACGAGTATCTGAACTTCTGGCTGGTGGAGTTGATATCGCTGCATCCATACCATCCACAGACATTGCTCGTATTGAAGGCGAAGCGGACAAGAAGATCGTCAAAGCGCCGATCCAACGTGTACTTCAGTTGATTTTCCGTCAAACAGAAGGCAGCGTCACAGCTGATCCGAAAGTTCGTGAGGCTATTGATCTGGCGATTGACAAGCAGGGCATTGTAGACAGCATTGCCGGAGGTGCAGGTATCGTTACCCGTACATCCGTGACACCTGGCAACTTTGGGGCAGATCCTTCATTGTACAAAACATCGCTGTATGATCAAGAGAAGGCGAAGCAGCTGCTGCAGGAAGCAGGGTATGCGGAAGGTGAAGCGGAGATGACCATCTCGGTATCCTCCCAGTACAAAGAGCCTGCCGAAGTCGTGGCAGCGATGCTGGAGCAAGTGGGCTTCAAAATCAATCTGGACGTGCTTGAACCAAGTGCTTTCAGTGAGCGTTATAGTTCCAAATCATTCAAGGAAATTTTCATGATCGGAATTGGTAACTCCCTCTTTGATGCTTCCAATAACTACAATCGTTACATGGTGGAAGAGGCCAAAGGAGAGTCGGATTATAACAATCCGGAAGTGGAGAAATTGCTCCAGTCTGCGCTG from Paenibacillus sp. JNUCC-31 includes:
- a CDS encoding Gfo/Idh/MocA family protein, which gives rise to MTIRIGKISLWHVHAWDYIKQVQEHEDTEMAAVWDEDAVRGQEAAERLNVPFYASLEDMLAQDNIDAVIVDAPTRLHEEVISAAAKAGKHIFTEKVIASTVKEVNSIITDVQDSGVKMTVSLPRLNDGYTLTIQDVLRQELLGKVTYVRVRLSHNGAIGNWLPEHFYNLEDCQGGALIDLGCHPMYLTNLFLGQEVTGVNANFGYVTGKEVEDNAVATLFTDSGAIGVVEAGFVNSHSPFTIEVHGTEGTLLYGTPENKLLIRTNVGSDQQKEWTEIPLLDRRESAFSQWVSHIQNDTIATENLQTATQLTRLMEAANLSAKEGRRISLKDLQG
- a CDS encoding AraC family transcriptional regulator, which translates into the protein MSRYPYEKMLERQDILERLEISILWGHYEIRVLRFHLTSFPAGRVVDFHNHAEFEFHFIPRGKGKVILGDEMHPLSEGMLYLTGPGLVHYQEADSQEAMDELCLHVDIIEHPREGVDPWEAAESEETIEKLRTLPLAPVHDYHRAMNCFLEAYEACDRKLIGYYTSIKQQVISILLKTVRAYDIGGNRAEAPVRDMSVYRYDYAIQYMEANHPTAVTLENVAEKLHISSRQLQRIFYQVQPEMPFSRVLEDIRLRAVCRNLEESNVSIEQIALASGFTNANYLHAVFRKRLGMTPSTFRKMKQPIQK
- a CDS encoding Gfo/Idh/MocA family protein, whose amino-acid sequence is MSKTYRVGIIGCGGIANGKHLPSLSKLDNVELAAFCDIVQERAEEAKEKYGTSEAKVYTDYQELLQDESLDIVHVLTPNISHAEISIAALEAGKHVMCEKPMAKTSAEAQKMLEAAERTGKKLTIGYNNRFREDSLYLKQLCEAGELGSIYFAKAHAIRRRAVPTWGVFLDEEKQGGGPLIDIGTHALDLTLWMMDNYQPKVVLGTTYHELSQRENAANAWGPWDPEKFSVEDSAFGMIVMENGATIMLESSWALNSLDVDEAKCSLSGSEAGADMKNGLRINGEKFSRLYTNEIELSAGGVAFYDGKSESAPDVEMRKWIEAIDKDLEPVVTPKQALVVSQILEALYESARTGKAVYMNESNQA
- a CDS encoding glycosyltransferase: MTANKSGNGVSIIVCTNRPQFFDNILQNYNRQRYKGKELIIILNHDSMNLQVYRNRVRKHANVTVYQVPESISLGQSLNAGITRARFSLIAKFDDDDYYSPFYLKEQVKELKRTQSDIVGKHSCLVYLGASKTLLVRSPTEQNKYVEFVQGGTLLFKKEILKKVRFTDRSVGEDVTFLRQCRKRGFKTYATSPYNYVYHRRQNKKSHTWRADDHFYLEGSKQLAITKDFRSFANKEI
- a CDS encoding FadR/GntR family transcriptional regulator, translated to MSSSFSFRFEKVSTKKVSEFIREQLEEAIILKELMSEEQLPSERDLAEIFNASRITVREALSALEEKGLIEKRVGAKGGTFVLPLTANSHKRTREEIMRDWDQMLKVFEYRTIIEPEGAFLAAERITAGELELLEAYMEQSIEPHCTREWFRALDVKFHLTIAKASGNPYCETAVRQIRTKINPALDLMPYDDRIRSLNHGIHMEILDAMKAHDSIKSRETMKKHIEFSADAIYARLVSESDEKEGDEN
- a CDS encoding M20 metallopeptidase family protein translates to MEQSQLYQRAQALQPKLIAWRRDFHRHPEIGYEEFRTSEIVAKHLESLGLEVTRNVGKTGVVGVLRGETEGPTFALRADMDALPIQDQKVADYSSQVEGKAHLCGHDAHTTILMGAAELLTSLGRPKSGNIKFVFQPAEEGLAGARAMIQDGVLENPKVDAIAGLHMTPGQDTGTVGVSKGVAFASADRLVIRILGKGGHAARPHEGIDAIAVSAQVITALQNLASRMVDPLEPVVVTIGKITGGYMGTAIAPEVEMIGTVRTLSPSIRERMPALIEQVVSGVCSSFGAGYEVIYGDGYPVVVNDLGMVDLLAETVDSLEWAKGWSSIQPSTGGEDFAFYCEQIPGVFFRLGSGNEEERTRYPLHHPMFDLDETVMPYGVGMLSAVALEFLARNTTSKGEHGQ
- a CDS encoding ABC transporter substrate-binding protein, with the translated sequence MRKRQWTSMWITLLAVVLVLSACGGKSTGTDSNSASSESGSGTSASTTLTIAAATDIESFDPHNNNNTSSEAVLVNVFDYLIKNDSEQKKVPGLATSWEQVNDTTWRFKLREGVTFHNGDPFTSADVKYTLERVAKDSTLKQNSYFKNIVEVKAVDEYTVDIITDGPDPLLLNRLSKMGAGILPAKYIEDKGFDQFLKQPVGTGPYQFSKWTKDDRVELVKNENYFDGEPKWNEVVFRVIPEASTRVSELLAGGVDIAASIPSTDIARIEGEADKKIVKAPIQRVLQLIFRQTEGSVTADPKVREAIDLAIDKQGIVDSIAGGAGIVTRTSVTPGNFGADPSLYKTSLYDQEKAKQLLQEAGYAEGEAEMTISVSSQYKEPAEVVAAMLEQVGFKINLDVLEPSAFSERYSSKSFKEIFMIGIGNSLFDASNNYNRYMVEEAKGESDYNNPEVEKLLQSALVNMDPASREKEYQQVQHILAEDRPAVYLYQMEGVYGTDSRVNFQPRSDEMFYADEITPAQ